The Erwinia sorbitola nucleotide sequence ATCACCTCAGCGTCAGGCCTTTTGAAGCTATTAACCTGATCCGTAATTTGCTGAAAGTGGATGCTTTTCTCATCCCGATGTCTGAGCAGCCGGTCGATCTGGTGGCGCTGGATGGTGATGGCCATTTAATTTACGGCGAAACGGAGATTGACCAGATGGCGCAGCCACCGCAGGAGCTGATGCTCTCCCCGGCAGTGAGCGCCACGCGTGAAGCCGTGGAGGCGATTGGCGAAGCGGATCTGATTCTGATTGGGCCAGGCAGTTTTTACACCAGCCTGATGCCGGTGCTGCTGCTGCCGGAAATAGCTCAGGCCCTGCGGCGTACTCCAGCCACCATGGTGTTTATTGGCAATCTCGGTAAAGAACTTAGCCCGGCTGCGGCAAAGCTGACGGTGGCGGATAAGCTGGTGATGATGGAAAAAGCGATAGGCAAGCGGGTCATTGATGCGCTGGTGCTGGGGCCAAAGGTCGACAGCAGCCAGCTGGACGGGCGCCTGGTGATTCAGGAGCCATTGGAGGCCGGTGATATTCCGTATCGCCATGACCGCCAGCTGTTGCGTCAGGCGCTGGAGCATGCGGTGCAGGCGATGGTGTAAGTGTGCAGCAACGGGTCAGGCGTGCCTGACCCCTACGGAAACGATATCCGGCAGCATAATTGCGGGGGGCGATTCATACCACGCAACGGGTCAGGCGTGCCTGACCCCTACCAGAAACGATATCCGGCGGCATAATTGCGGGGGCGATTCATACCACGCAACGGGTCAGGCGTGCCTGACCCCTACCGGAAACGATATCCGGCGGCATAATTGCGGGGGGCGATTCATACCACGCAACGGGTCAGGCGTGCCTGCCCCCTACCAGAAACGATATCCGGCGGCATAATTGCGGGGGCGATTCATACCACGCAACGGGTCAGGCGTGCCTGACCCCTACGGAAACGATATCCGGCAGCATAATTGCGGGGGTGCGATTCTACGTAGGGGCGAGGCATGCCTCGTCCGGCCTTGTTACGATGCCGCGATAAACAGCTCGCGCACCTGATGCAGCTGATCGCGCACCTGAGCAGCCTCTTCAAACTCCAGATTCTGCGCATGTTTCTGCATCTGAGCCTCCAGCTGGTGGATACGTTTTTGCAGCCCCTGCGGTGACA carries:
- a CDS encoding gluconeogenesis factor YvcK family protein, producing MRNRTLADLDRVVALGGGHGLGRVMSALSPLGSRLTGIVTTTDNGGSTGRIRRSEGGIAWGDMRNCLNQLIAEPSVASAMFEYRFAGNGELAGHNLGNLMLKALDHLSVRPFEAINLIRNLLKVDAFLIPMSEQPVDLVALDGDGHLIYGETEIDQMAQPPQELMLSPAVSATREAVEAIGEADLILIGPGSFYTSLMPVLLLPEIAQALRRTPATMVFIGNLGKELSPAAAKLTVADKLVMMEKAIGKRVIDALVLGPKVDSSQLDGRLVIQEPLEAGDIPYRHDRQLLRQALEHAVQAMV